The genome window ATAAATTGGCAGTAAACTCGATTGGAGCAGTATTTATATGGACATGTTCCTCCTCAGATGGCTCATTGTTACTCCTAAGAGCAAATGACCTGCGCTGTAAACCATATTTAGGCCCCAATGTAACCAATATCACGCTCGGTAATCTCGGACTAAACCTCTTCAGCATCACAGGATGCAGTATTAGTGACATAGCTGGCCTCCCAAAACTCTTCCTAATCTAGGAAACAAACACCGCTAAAACTCAAGGCCACTTAAATCCCGAATAGTGCTTCCCAACCCAGAATTATCGACGTATGGAAAATGCTCCTTCtcttattattttttttatttcctatttcttgtttgaacGTAAATGTTCCAACTTCCTtcactattattattattataatacCATAATTCTTAAAATTTTCTTGTAATGGGATGAAAAACGTTACATGTTGGAAGCGGAAAGGGCTATGAAGAAGAGCCAAGGTTACGAAAGGGCGTCAAATGCGGTGAGTTTTTTTCTAACTGCAAAGGGTTTGGGGGGTTAACCCTTAATTATAAATGGACATTTGCTATGAGTATATATCTAAGGTTCAGAAATTAGCTGTAAGATTCTATTTCAATTTAAttaattttaattcttAGTAGATACAGACTTTGATTCTTCAGTAACAGTAGACGCATTGTTTGATTCATCTTTTTTATCAAAGTTGATGTTAGAGTGCTTTTCCATCAACTTCTTATTTtggattttgttttcgatCAAGTTATCGAACGCAACGATGGCTCTCACCAAGTTACTTATGTAGATGATCATTAATTCGTCGTTGGTTTTCACCGTTAGAGCCTTTTCCAGGTTGTTACTGACGTTGTCGAGAACATGCTGTTGTTCGCCTACCATTTCATCCTTTTCTGGTGTTCCAAGGTTGGGTAGTAGATTGAAGATGTCCTGGAGTTTTCCCAATATAGTGTGGTTGACTGGTAGTTCGTTGTCGGCGACTTTTTGCAAGTACGCCACTATATCCCTAAGTTTCCCCTGGAGACCCTTGAGAGACTTCAACTGGTTTGTGAGCTTGATCGAGAGCCCTGCAGCAGCCTGGTCACGCACATCCTTCAATAGATGCTCTACACCAATTTCCTCCGCTTCGTCGGCTTCAACAGTGCTAGGTATATGCATGAAAGTCCTCTCAGTAGAAGTACCATCGTCCTTGATCTGCTCCACTGCTACGTAAGCATTCGTGGGCAACCCaatatcttcttgtttgacATCGATGATCAAAAGCACAGggttattattactacaGTACTTCTTGAACATTTCGTTAATCTTGAGATCTGAAGCCCTTAATTTGCCTCCGCTATGGTACCATCCAATAAGCTTTTCCTTCGCATTGATCTTCTTGCACATTTCATTCATGTTCTCAATGTAATTGTGGTCCAAAAACCACACGTCTGGGTTCTTCTCGTCTTCCTCAAATGGTAGCGCAAACGAATTGGTCACAGTAACAACCCCTGTAGAGCTGTCTCCCAATATAACACCTAAACATCT of Kluyveromyces marxianus DMKU3-1042 DNA, complete genome, chromosome 3 contains these proteins:
- the RPN8 gene encoding proteasome regulatory particle lid subunit RPN8 encodes the protein MPGPYEQVIVAPLVLLSVLDHHQRTNTPDNKRCLGVILGDSSTGVVTVTNSFALPFEEDEKNPDVWFLDHNYIENMNEMCKKINAKEKLIGWYHSGGKLRASDLKINEMFKKYCSNNNPVLLIIDVKQEDIGLPTNAYVAVEQIKDDGTSTERTFMHIPSTVEADEAEEIGVEHLLKDVRDQAAAGLSIKLTNQLKSLKGLQGKLRDIVAYLQKVADNELPVNHTILGKLQDIFNLLPNLGTPEKDEMVGEQQHVLDNVSNNLEKALTVKTNDELMIIYISNLVRAIVAFDNLIENKIQNKKLMEKHSNINFDKKDESNNASTVTEESKSVSTKN